One genomic window of Salvia miltiorrhiza cultivar Shanhuang (shh) chromosome 4, IMPLAD_Smil_shh, whole genome shotgun sequence includes the following:
- the LOC131021254 gene encoding uncharacterized protein LOC131021254, with product MISDSIPNASVAHASSNPKDFAKKKRANRSAKLKQCKLDARREQWLSQVKSKGGCKEGVNGEGGARGGLMDLGNKNMPIEKLEISSRCEDGMYIDGLSVHHFSDFESSPSNSPTSSILGSNDSGVNFTSSSRSSSRSGRSSSCSTNGCFSGIMSEEDEGNVGDDGCLDDWEAMADALAATEDKQPGRNPSSGYGLPVEKHGNTVVCSSEMSLAKQRENDIPSEKQESGGTSVQISQAKCQAWRPDDTFRPQSLPNLSKQFCIRLNSNRHFGLGGSVWGCKNIGPVPTSCPICYEDFDFTDSSFIPCLCGFRLCLFCHKRILEEDGRCPGCRKQYDCSPVEGEATLDGGSLTFRLTRSCSMTTRS from the exons ATGATTTCTGATTCGATCCCCAACGCATCTGTCGCCCATGCCTCATCTAACCCCAAAGATTTTGCTAAGAAGAAAAGG GCCAACCGGTCGGCGAAGTTAAAGCAGTGCAAGCTTGATGCTCGTCGGGAACAGTGGCTTTCTCAAG TGAAGAGTAAGGGTGGGTGTAAGGAGGGGGTGAATGGTGAAGGGGGTGCACGTGGAGGTCTGATGGACTTGGGAAACAAGAACATGCCTATAGAGAAGCTGGAGATAAGTTCGAGGTGTGAGGATGGAATGTACATAGATGGATTATCCGTTCATCATTTTAGTGATTTTGAATCCTCACCCTCAAACAGCCCAACCAGTAGCATATTAGGCAGCAATGATTCTGGCGTCAATTTCACTTCCAGTAGccgaagcagcagcagaagtGGTCGAAGCAGTAGCTGTAGCACTAATGGTTGCTTTTCGGGTATCATGagtgaggaagatgaagggaaTGTTGGTGATGATGGTTGCTTGGATGATTGGGAAGCTATGGCTGATGCCTTGGCTGCCACCGAAGACAAGCAACCAGGCCGTAATCCCAGCTCAGGATATGGTTTACCTGTGGAGAAGCATGGAAATACTGTGGTATGTAGTTCTGAGATGAGTTTGGCTAAACAGCGTGAGAATGATATTCCAAGTGAAAAGCAAGAGAGTGGTGGGACATCCGTGCAGATATCTCAAGCAAAATGCCAGGCTTGGAGACCTGATGATACATTTAGGCCTCAGAGTTTACCCAATTTGTCAAAGCAATTTTGTATTCGGTTAAATTCAAATCGGCATTTTGGTCTAGGAGGTTCCGTTTGGGGCTGTAAGAATATTGGGCCAGTCCCTACATCATGTCCGATTTGCTATGAGGATTTTGATTTCACAGATTCAAGCTTTATCCCGTGTCTCTGTGGATTCAGGCTCTGCCTTTTCTGTCACAAGAGAATTCTTGAGGAAGATGGGCGTTGTCCTGGCTGCAGAAAGCAGTATGACTGTAGCCCTGTCGAGGGAGAGGCCACATTGGATGGAGGGAGCTTGACTTTTCGACTTACTCGTTCTTGTAGCATGACGACAAGGTCCTAG
- the LOC131021252 gene encoding protein EDS1B has translation MIGGRLGEKIGLREDVIQRACRLSMKAHEKAPGKPYIHDKTRGSTDVFFAFAGSWCVDDWYSRDPFGEVKVDVSKFPCIRSVGNEEIGLVNQAFARRFDGLFTRSSLAPEVEKAMSERKQIVFTGHSLGGATAILAAIWCFEKYIRSDHAQTPPLCVTFGSPLAGNHVFSHALRRENWSRCFFHFVMRHDFVPRMTLAPLSHIQPWLHAVLESLNPKSQFQLQDASAASGFLLSVMRNALSVASHAACYLKGCTSLLLETVASIVELSPYRPFGTFIFCPGNGKLVVVDNPDAVLQLLFFCLQLSPEEENTEFLHKMMRDHFLYESELQGSLNMQDVTYLDNLVNVPLDAHATTSYAAALNDLGLTAQARLCLRAAGDSERQKMENQRRIDSNKDTIREALKKILEYKTSCEIRKIGYYDTFKMQKNETDFIANVKRQELSGIWDEIVEMIKRYELPDGFEGRKEWVELGTLFRRLMEPLDIANYYRHLMNEDTGPYMVKARPKRYKFTQKWREQAERMAAGGSSETTFWAEVEELRAKPYDQVRDEVLRLEQDLFAWVSNGWMGKDVFLEGSTYTKWWKTLPLEHRSGSCIAAFIKN, from the exons ATGATTGGAGGGAGACTAGGGGAGAAGATAGGGTTGAGAGAGGATGTGATTCAAAGGGCTTGCAGGCTGTCCATGAAAGCCCATGAGAAGGCCCCTGGGAAGCCTTACATCCATGACAAAACCCGGGGCTCAACCGATGTTTTCTTCGCCTTTGCCGGATCATGGTGTGTGGATGATTGGTACAGCAGGGATCCCTTTGGGGAAGTTAAGGTTGATGTGTCCAAGTTTCCATGTATTAGGAGTGTTGGCAATGAAGAGATAGGGTTGGTCAATCAAGCTTTTGCCAGGAGGTTTGATGGCCTATTCACCAGATCATCACTTGCACCAGAG GTGGAGAAAGCTATGTCTGAGAGGAAGCAAATCGTCTTCACCGGGCATTCCTTGGGCGGCGCAACAGCTATTCTCGCAGCCATTTGGTGCTTCGAGAAATACATAAGATCCGATCATGCTCAGACGCCGCCTCTCTGTGTAACTTTCGGATCACCTCTAGCCGGAAACCATGTCTTCTCTCATGCTCTGAGGCGCGAGAACTGGTCCCGTTGCTTCTTCCACTTCGTGATGAGGCACGATTTCGTGCCACGGATGACCCTAGCTCCGCTCTCACACATCCAGCCATGGCTGCACGCAGTCCTCGAGTCCCTCAACCCGAAATCACAGTTCCAACTGCAGGATGCCTCTGCAGCATCGGGTTTCCTGCTGTCGGTCATGAGGAATGCTCTGTCCGTGGCCAGCCATGCCGCGTGCTACCTCAAGGGGTGCACCAGTTTACTGCTGGAGACCGTAGCAAGCATAGTAGAGCTCAGTCCTTACCGGCCCTTCGGGACCTTCATCTTCTGCCCCGGGAACGGGAAGCTCGTTGTGGTTGACAACCCGGATGCCGTGCTGCAGCTGCTCTTCTTCTGCCTTCAGCTCAGCCCTGAGGAGGAAAACACAGAGTTTCTGCATAAGATGATGAGAGACCATTTCTTATATGAAAGTGAATTGCAAGGAAGCCTAAATATGCAGGATGTGACCTACCTGGACAACCTTGTAAATGTCCCTTTAGATGCTCATGCCACTACCTCTTATGCAGCTGCACTAAATGATCTTGGCCTT ACGGCACAAGCACGACTGTGCCTTCGTGCTGCGGGGGATTCGGAGAGGCAGAAGATGGAGAACCAGAGGAGAATAGACTCCAACAAAGACACCATTAGAGAAGCATTAAAAAAGATACTTGAGTACAAGACTAGCTGCGAGATTAGGAAGATTGGTTACTATGACACCTTCAAAATGCAAAAAAACGAAACTGATTTCATTGCCAATGTGAAGAGGCAGGAGCTGTCCGGGATATGGGACGAGATTGTGGAGATGATCAAGAGGTATGAGCTGCCCGACGGGTTCGAGGGCCGGAAGGAATGGGTGGAGCTAGGGACCTTGTTCAGGCGGCTCATGGAGCCGTTGGACATCGCAAACTACTACAGGCACTTAATGAACGAGGACACGGGGCCTTACATGGTGAAGGCGAGGCCGAAGAGGTACAAGTTCACGCAGAAGTGGCGGGAGCAGGCAGAGAGGATGGCAGCCGGGGGGAGCTCAGAGACGACATTCTGGGCAGAAGTGGAGGAGTTGAGGGCGAAGCCGTATGATCAGGTTAGGGATGAGGTGTTGAGATTGGAGCAAGATTTGTTTGCATGGGTTAGTAATGGATGGATGGGTAAAGATGTTTTCTTGGAGGGTTCTACTTACACTAAGTGGTGGAAGACACTCCCTCTTGAACATAGGTCAGGCTCTTGCATAGCAGCCTTCATAAAAAATTGA
- the LOC131021251 gene encoding formin-like protein 8, translated as MAAHSRTIIQIVAITATVSLIVTGIIFYLIHRLRLARREKHGGKPDASSFRREFPTAAPRVEFRQRGAALKGVIVDEEGKDVLYLRKLESGCFSKVWYNPMVEEEEEVKRMNIKEEKPKPIQQLPLLQHPRNHPPSPPPTPSHQAPLPPPPPPPPLPSRPAPPPLPPPQPAKRLIPSHKPPIAPRIQENRESRVEEKRVHTAKLKPLHWDKVTANTDHSMVWNEINDGSLRFDDELMEALFGYTNTDQKSNGKGKNSSSIAAPSPQIFILDPRKSQNAAIIIKSLQTPRKEIIDAAMEGRGLNAETLEKLTKICPTQEETTRILQFSGDPAGLAAAEAFLHHILRAIPSAFVRFNAMLFRESYEPEMLHLKESLQICELACSELRSGGVFFKLLEAILKAGNRLNAGTNWGNAQGFNLTALRRLSDVKSADGKTTLLHFVVEQVVRSEGKRRGEEREMEERESVMLGLPAVESLSAEFCNVKRAARVDYEGLIGTCEVLAAKVDEIKRVIRRADGSGMGRFAAEMRRFLEACEEEVSVVREEERRVIELVRKTNVYYQTGVKGGNPLQLFVMVKDFLENVDRVCGEISRKLERRRGGASPPLSPTPRSPVRFQNLQSYFVTQRVGASSSESDDDF; from the exons ATGGCCGCACACAGCCGGACAATAATCCAAATTGTGGCTATCACGGCCACGGTCAGCTTGATCGTGACCGGAATAATATTCTACCTCATCCACCGGCTCAGGCTGGCTCGACGGGAGAAACACGGCGGAAAACCGGATGCATCCAGTTTCCGCCGAGAGTTTCCAACGGCCGCACCACGGGTGGAGTTCAGACAACGTGGTGCGGCCCTGAAGGGAGTGATAGTCGACGAGGAAGGAAAGGACGTGTTGTACCTTAGAAAACTCGAAAGCGGATGCTTTTCTAAGGTTTGGTACAATCCTATggtggaagaagaagaagaggtgAAGAGAATGAACATAAAAGAAGAGAAGCCCAAGCCAATACAACAACTTCCATTGCTTCAACACCCAAGAAATCATCCTCCATCACCACCACCCACTCCCTCGCATCAAGCTCCTCTGCCTCCGCCGCCACCTCCGCCGCCTTTACCTTCTAGACCTGCGCCACCGCCACTGCCGCCGCCTCAGCCGGCAAAGAGACTAATCCCATCTCACAAGCCACCCATTGCTCCAAGAATTCAAGAAAATAGAGAGAGCAGAGTGGAAGAAAAAAGAGTTCACACAGCAAAACTCAAGCCGTTGCATTGGGACAAAGTCACCGCTAACACGGATCATTCCATGGTGTGGAACGAGATCAATGATGGCTCATTAAG GTTTGATGACGAACTCATGGAAGCCCTCTTCGGCTACACAAATACCGATCAGAAATCAAATGGAAAAGGCAAGAACTCAAGCTCAATCGCAGCTCCATCACCGCAAATATTCATTCTCGATCCAAGAAAATCCCAAAATGCAGCCATCATCATCAAATCTCTGCAAACCCCACGCAAAGAAATCATCGATGCAGCCATGGAGGGAAGAGGTCTCAACGCCGAAACCCTCGAGAAACTGACCAAAATCTGCCCCACACAAGAGGAAACAACAAGAATCCTCCAATTCAGCGGCGATCCGGCGGGACTCGCCGCCGCGGAGGCCTTCCTCCACCACATTCTACGAGCAATTCCATCAGCGTTCGTCCGTTTCAACGCCATGCTCTTCCGAGAAAGCTACGAGCCGGAGATGCTCCACCTCAAGGAGTCCCTCCAGATCTGCGAGCTAGCCTGCAGCGAGCTGCGGAGCGGCGGCGTCTTCTTCAAGCTCCTCGAAGCGATCCTCAAAGCCGGAAACAGATTGAACGCCGGCACGAATTGGGGAAACGCGCAGGGATTCAATCTGACGGCGCTGCGGCGGCTCTCCGACGTGAAGAGCGCCGACGGCAAGACGACGCTGCTCCACTTCGTGGTGGAGCAGGTCGTCCGGTCGGAGGGGAAGCGTaggggagaggagagagagatggaggagagagagagcgtgatgCTAGGGTTGCCGGCGGTGGAGTCGCTTAGCGCGGAGTTTTGCAATGTGAAGAGAGCCGCACGTGTGGATTACGAGGGTTTGATCGGCACGTGCGAGGTCCTTGCGGCTAAGGTTGATGAGATCAAGCGGGTGATTAGGCGCGCCGACGGCAGCGGGATGGGGAGGTTTGCGGCGGAGATGAGGAGGTTCCTGGAGGCGTGCGAGGAGGAGGTGAGTGTGGTGAGGGAGGAGGAGAGGAGGGTGATTGAGCTAGTGAGGAAGACGAATGTGTATTATCAGACTGGTGTGAAGGGAGGGAATCCGCTGCAGCTGTTTGTTATGGTAAAGGATTTCTTGGAGAATGTGGATCGTGTTTGTGGCGAGATTAGCAGGAAGTTGGAGAGGAGAAGAGGTGGCGCGTCACCGCCATTGTCGCCGACGCCGAGGTCGCCGGTTAGGTTTCAGAATTTACAGAGTTATTTTGTGACGCAGAGGGTTGGGGCGAGCTCGAGTGAGTCCGATGATGATTTTTGA
- the LOC131021261 gene encoding two-component response regulator ARR5-like: MSVEDIGSDCSSSGDQEFHVLAVDDSLIDRKVIERLLKISCCKVTAVESGSRALQYLGIDGERSSLGFDELKVNLIITDYSMPGMTGYELLKRIKGSTKLRQIPVVIMSSENILARIDRCLEEGAEDFLMKPVKLSDVERLRDFMLRGGETKVGRKRKMRDDSFSSSLLSSCDCDHPLSPISVSGMAHHKPLRKRSRLLATE, translated from the exons ATGTCTGTGGAGGATATCGGGAGCGACTGCTCTTCAAGTGGTGATCAAGAATTCCATGTTCTCGCTGTGGATGACAGCCTTATTGACAGGAAGGTCATTGAGCGCTTGCTCAAGATTTCTTGCTGCAaag TGACTGCTGTGGAAAGTGGGAGTCGAGCTCTGCAGTATTTGGGTATAGATGGAGAGAGAAGCTCTCTTGGATTTGAT GAGTTGAAGGTGAATCTGATAATCACGGACTACTCCATGCCTGGAATGACTGGATATGAACTTCTCAAAAGGATCAAG GGCTCGACCAAATTGAGGCAAATACCGGTTGTGATCATGTCGTCTGAGAACATTTTGGCTCGAATCGATAG GTGCTTGGAAGAAGGGGCAGAGGACTTCCTGATGAAACCGGTGAAGCTCTCAGACGTGGAGAGGTTGAGGGATTTCATGTTGAGAGGCGGGGAGACGAAGGTAGGGCGCAAGAGGAAGATGCGAGATGATTCTTTCTCCTCATCTCTGCTTAGCAGCTGTGACTGTGATCATCCTCTGTCTCCAATATCAGTCTCCGGAATGGCACACCACAAACCTCTCAGGAAGCGCTCGAGGCTGCTCGCAACTGAGTGA
- the LOC131021259 gene encoding secreted RxLR effector protein 161-like, producing MTRVPYASAIGSIMYAMLCTRPDVAHALSVTSRYQSNPGEEHWKVVKSILKYLRRTKDLFLIYGGGELKLEGFTDSSFQSDKDDSKSMSGFIFTLNGGAICWKSSKQETVADSTTEAEYIAASDAAKEAVWIRNFIQELGVVPSVVDPVPIYCDNNGAIAQAKEPRSHQRSKHIMRRYHLIREIIGRGDVVVERVASAENVADPLTKPLSQKVFEGHLEKMGLRYAGDWC from the coding sequence ATGACACGTGTGCCTTATGCTTCTGCAATAGGGAGTATTATGTACGCTATGCTATGTACAAGACCTGATGTCGCACATGCTCTGAGTGTCACGAGTAGATATCAGTCTAATCCAGGCGAAGAGCACTGGAAGGTCGTAAAATCAATCCTTAAGTACTTGAGAAGAACTAAGGATTTATTTTTGATCTATGGAGGTGGGGAACTGAAACTAGAGGGTTTCACCGACTCTAGTTTTCAGTCTGATAAAGATGACTCCAAGTCTATGTCAGGATTTATATTCACTTTAAATGGTGGAGCAATTTGTTGGAAAAGTTCTAAACAAGAAACAGTTGCTGACTCCACCACAGAAGCTGAATATATTGCTGCATCAGATGCTGCAAAAGAAGCTGTTTGGATAAGGAATTTCATTCAAGAGTTGGGTGTCGTTCCTTCAGTTGTTGATCCAGTACCTATATACTGTGATAACAATGGAGCTATTGCGCAAGCTAAAGAACCAAGATCTCATCAAAGATCCAAACACATTATGCGAAGATACCACTTGATTCGAGAAATCATTGGTAGAGGTGATGTCGTTGTGGAGCGAGTTGCTTCAGCAGAAAATGTAGCAGATCCACTTACTAAACCGTTGTCACAAAAGGTATTCGAAGGACATCTTGAGAAGATGGGTCTAAGATACGCGGGTGATTGGTGCTAG